In Pseudomonas asiatica, the following are encoded in one genomic region:
- a CDS encoding response regulator — MPSRDLLSLRQQVEALQQQNALLEARLASHQQHDQDFYRSLFDTMDEGFCIIEFFDGPHGPLSDYVHVLANAAYAKHAGIPNVVGQKLREMVPDEADDWVARYGAVLRTGEPLHFEQELVATGHVLSVTTFRVEPAEKRQVAVLFKDVTARRRAEQALQRLNEELEQRVNAALAEQAKAEEALRQAQKMEAVGQLSGGIAHDFNNLLGGILSAQELMRQRLEQSRFDALEPLLKLSNGSAQRASSLVHRLLAFSRQQTLQPCSTQVATLVGGMEELLRRTIGPSITLTSQFPCQLWPTFIDPPQLESALLNVCINARDAMPAGGVIDILGDNLLLDDQQARALELPAGEYVRLSISDNGKGMSAEVAERAVDPFFTTKPMGQGTGLGLSMTYGFVRQSGGQLRVLSTLGEGTRIELLLPRHHQHPEAPAPRPPRTLLEKSSSATQRILLVEDQAALRVVVCEVLEELGYRVDAFENGPAALAHLQAGERPDLLLSDIGLPGGLNGRQLAERCRERHPDLKVLFITGYDESAALSDGQLLQGTEVLTKPFELAVLAERVRTLLQD, encoded by the coding sequence ATGCCCTCCCGCGACCTGCTTTCACTGCGCCAACAAGTCGAAGCCCTGCAGCAACAGAACGCGCTGCTGGAAGCCCGCCTGGCAAGCCATCAGCAACACGATCAGGACTTCTACCGCTCGCTCTTCGACACCATGGACGAAGGCTTCTGCATCATCGAGTTCTTCGACGGCCCGCACGGCCCACTGAGCGACTATGTGCATGTGCTGGCCAATGCGGCCTATGCCAAGCATGCCGGCATCCCCAACGTGGTCGGGCAGAAACTGCGCGAGATGGTGCCCGATGAGGCCGACGATTGGGTCGCCCGTTATGGCGCGGTGCTGCGCACGGGCGAGCCGCTGCATTTCGAGCAGGAACTGGTCGCCACCGGCCATGTGTTGTCGGTGACCACCTTCCGCGTAGAGCCTGCCGAAAAGCGCCAGGTGGCGGTACTGTTCAAGGACGTCACTGCACGCCGACGGGCAGAGCAGGCCCTGCAGCGCCTGAACGAGGAACTGGAACAACGGGTGAATGCGGCACTGGCAGAACAGGCCAAGGCCGAGGAAGCCCTGCGCCAGGCACAGAAGATGGAAGCGGTCGGCCAGCTCAGTGGCGGCATCGCCCACGACTTCAACAACCTGCTGGGCGGCATCCTCAGTGCCCAGGAGCTGATGCGCCAGCGCCTGGAGCAATCCCGTTTCGACGCCCTGGAGCCATTGCTGAAGCTGTCCAACGGCTCGGCGCAGCGGGCCTCTTCGCTGGTACACCGGCTGCTGGCATTTTCCCGTCAGCAGACCCTGCAGCCCTGCTCCACGCAGGTAGCCACGCTGGTGGGCGGCATGGAAGAGCTGCTGCGCCGCACCATCGGCCCCTCCATCACCCTGACCAGCCAATTCCCCTGCCAGCTGTGGCCGACCTTCATCGACCCGCCGCAACTGGAAAGCGCCCTGCTCAACGTGTGCATCAATGCCCGCGATGCCATGCCTGCCGGCGGCGTGATCGATATCCTCGGTGACAACCTCCTGCTCGACGACCAGCAAGCCCGTGCACTGGAACTGCCAGCTGGCGAATACGTACGGCTGAGCATCAGCGACAACGGCAAGGGCATGTCGGCGGAGGTGGCCGAGCGCGCCGTCGACCCGTTCTTCACCACCAAGCCCATGGGCCAGGGCACTGGGCTGGGCTTGTCGATGACCTATGGTTTCGTGCGCCAGTCGGGCGGGCAGCTACGGGTGTTGTCGACACTGGGCGAAGGCACCCGCATCGAGCTGCTGCTTCCCCGCCACCACCAGCACCCCGAAGCCCCGGCACCCAGGCCACCGCGCACACTGCTGGAAAAAAGCAGCAGCGCCACGCAGCGTATCCTGCTGGTTGAAGACCAGGCCGCCTTGCGCGTGGTCGTCTGCGAGGTGCTGGAAGAACTGGGTTATCGGGTCGATGCATTCGAGAACGGCCCAGCCGCCCTCGCCCACCTGCAAGCTGGCGAGCGGCCAGACCTGCTGTTGAGCGATATCGGCCTGCCCGGCGGCCTGAATGGCCGCCAGTTGGCTGAACGTTGCCGCGAGCGCCACCCCGACCTCAAGGTACTGTTCATCACCGGCTACGACGAAAGCGCGGCGCTCAGTGACGGCCAGTTGTTGCAAGGCACTGAGGTGCTGACCAAGCCGTTCGAGCTGGCAGTGCTGGCCGAACGGGTACGCACGCTGCTGCAGGATTGA
- a CDS encoding SDR family oxidoreductase: MEQVIVITGASRGIGAATALLAARQGYRICINYHADDQAAEDILGQVRALGAKAITVRADASVEDEVIQLFQRVDEELGPVTVLVNNAGTIGQQSRVEDMSEFRLLKVMKTNVVGPMLCAKHALKRMARRYGGQGGAIVNVSSVAARLGSPNEYVDYAASKGALDTFTIGLAKEVAGEGVRVNGVRPGYIHTGFHALSGDPDRVSKLEPGLPMGRGGRPEEVAEAILWLLSDKASYSTGSFIDLGGGR, encoded by the coding sequence ATGGAGCAAGTCATCGTCATCACCGGTGCCAGCCGCGGCATCGGCGCCGCCACGGCGCTGCTGGCCGCCCGTCAGGGCTACCGCATCTGCATCAACTACCACGCCGACGACCAGGCCGCCGAGGACATCCTCGGCCAGGTCCGAGCCCTGGGCGCCAAGGCCATCACCGTGCGCGCCGACGCCAGTGTCGAGGATGAGGTCATCCAGCTGTTCCAGCGCGTTGACGAAGAACTCGGCCCGGTCACCGTGCTGGTCAACAACGCAGGCACCATCGGCCAGCAAAGCCGGGTCGAGGACATGTCCGAGTTCCGCCTGCTCAAGGTCATGAAGACCAACGTCGTCGGCCCCATGCTCTGCGCCAAGCACGCACTGAAGCGCATGGCACGCCGGTACGGCGGGCAGGGCGGGGCCATCGTCAACGTGTCGTCGGTGGCCGCCCGCCTGGGCTCGCCCAACGAATACGTGGATTATGCCGCTTCCAAGGGCGCCCTCGACACCTTCACCATTGGCCTGGCAAAGGAAGTGGCAGGCGAGGGCGTGCGGGTAAATGGTGTGCGGCCAGGCTACATCCATACCGGGTTCCACGCGCTGTCGGGCGACCCCGACCGGGTCAGCAAGCTCGAGCCCGGCTTGCCCATGGGCCGCGGCGGGCGCCCCGAGGAAGTGGCCGAGGCCATCCTCTGGCTGCTCTCGGACAAAGCCTCGTACTCCACCGGTAGCTTCATCGACCTGGGCGGCGGGCGCTGA
- a CDS encoding FAD:protein FMN transferase, producing the protein MMRASLLVMLVTLLYGCGDRIERFGGPTMGSTYSIQYVPTAQTPDSRQVKAEVELVLQALDKQFSNWRGDSVVSRFNNLPAGACQAVPQEMQQLLAYGVSLFRQSGGAFDLTVLPLMNLWGFGPQSRGRQVPDASTLAREQARVGLQHLHLDGEKLCKDVAAQLDFDSMLAGYAVDRVGDRLAALGIQAYLVEITGELKGVGRKPDGSPWRIALEVPSGGGEQQVERAIALDGYGVATAGDYRNYFEEGGQRYSHTFDPRVGRPVKHALAAVSVVDPSVLRADALDTLLMVLGPEEGYAFAERNEIAAYFIMHQGLGFVARATPRFETLFPGQGKPTQ; encoded by the coding sequence ATGATGCGCGCAAGCCTGCTGGTGATGCTGGTGACGTTGCTGTATGGCTGCGGCGACAGGATTGAACGCTTTGGCGGGCCGACCATGGGGAGTACGTATTCGATCCAGTACGTACCCACTGCACAGACGCCCGATTCGCGGCAGGTAAAGGCCGAAGTCGAGCTTGTTCTCCAGGCCCTCGACAAGCAGTTCTCCAACTGGCGCGGCGATTCCGTGGTTTCCCGCTTCAACAACCTGCCGGCCGGCGCCTGTCAGGCAGTGCCGCAAGAGATGCAGCAATTGCTGGCGTACGGTGTTTCTCTGTTCCGCCAGAGTGGCGGGGCTTTCGACCTGACGGTTTTGCCCTTGATGAACCTCTGGGGCTTCGGCCCACAGTCACGCGGCAGACAGGTGCCGGATGCCAGCACGCTGGCGCGGGAGCAGGCACGGGTAGGCCTGCAGCACTTGCACCTGGATGGAGAAAAGCTGTGCAAGGATGTGGCGGCGCAGCTGGATTTCGACAGCATGCTCGCCGGTTATGCAGTGGATCGGGTGGGTGACAGGCTTGCGGCCCTGGGTATCCAGGCCTATCTGGTCGAGATCACCGGCGAACTGAAGGGGGTTGGCCGCAAACCGGATGGCTCGCCCTGGCGCATCGCCCTCGAGGTACCGAGTGGTGGGGGCGAACAGCAAGTGGAGCGCGCCATCGCCCTGGATGGCTACGGCGTTGCCACCGCCGGCGATTACCGCAACTATTTCGAGGAAGGTGGCCAGCGTTATTCGCACACCTTCGATCCCCGTGTCGGCAGGCCGGTCAAGCACGCGCTGGCGGCAGTGTCGGTGGTCGACCCTTCGGTGTTGCGTGCCGATGCCCTGGACACACTGTTGATGGTGCTGGGCCCGGAGGAAGGCTATGCCTTCGCCGAGCGGAATGAAATCGCTGCCTACTTCATCATGCACCAGGGGCTGGGTTTCGTTGCGCGGGCGACGCCGCGGTTCGAGACGTTGTTTCCCGGGCAAGGCAAACCCACGCAGTAG
- the rsxC gene encoding electron transport complex subunit RsxC, with protein MSSHSLQSVERLQSRIRAQRQPQQKPFWRRLLAIASSSQRSWHGGIELRGYKELSNATTVAPVVVGKIQLAIPLGRGRRFVQPCVQPGQHVRKGEVIGIGDNTTAWVHASTSGIVDRIDHVFAADSAEPVMAVILNADGLDEWLERPAPGLPQTPEALVEHALQMGIVGLGGAGFPTALKLAGAQQPDLLLINGAECEPFLTCDDRLMRENAEALIEAADYVAALLGITATRFGIETNKPEAMATLRAAARQARTRVEICPLPERYPAGGQPLMIKSLSGRNLAPGSRPADIGVLALNVATLYALGRAVFQDEPLTSRVLTLTGDCERPGNVRVPVGYPVSELRAIAGASPTGQLTQVGGPMMGQPLPDANAFVSKTSSCLIFGAERYLPAARPASSCIRCTRCVDVCPMSLRPLDLYAAAERLDKASLQELRLDACIECGSCSSICPSNIPLRERFRQSKTEVRA; from the coding sequence ATGTCTAGCCATTCGTTGCAGAGCGTCGAACGCCTGCAGAGCCGCATCCGCGCCCAGCGTCAGCCGCAACAGAAACCTTTCTGGCGCCGTCTGCTGGCCATCGCCTCATCCTCTCAGCGTAGTTGGCACGGAGGGATCGAGCTCAGGGGATACAAGGAACTATCCAACGCCACGACGGTTGCCCCGGTCGTGGTCGGTAAAATCCAGCTGGCGATTCCGCTCGGGCGGGGTCGGCGGTTTGTCCAGCCTTGCGTGCAGCCGGGGCAGCATGTGCGCAAGGGCGAAGTGATCGGTATTGGCGACAACACCACCGCTTGGGTGCATGCCAGTACCTCCGGCATCGTGGACCGGATCGATCACGTCTTCGCGGCCGACTCGGCCGAACCAGTCATGGCCGTCATCCTGAACGCAGATGGCCTGGACGAGTGGCTCGAACGCCCGGCACCGGGCCTGCCGCAAACGCCAGAGGCGCTGGTCGAGCACGCATTGCAGATGGGCATAGTCGGCCTTGGTGGTGCGGGTTTCCCCACGGCCCTCAAGCTGGCCGGCGCACAGCAGCCCGACCTGCTGCTGATCAACGGTGCCGAATGCGAGCCCTTCCTTACCTGCGATGACCGCCTCATGCGTGAAAATGCCGAAGCGTTGATCGAGGCCGCCGACTATGTCGCCGCGCTGCTGGGAATAACGGCAACCCGTTTCGGCATCGAAACCAACAAACCGGAGGCGATGGCCACGTTACGTGCCGCCGCACGCCAGGCGCGCACCCGGGTCGAGATTTGTCCACTTCCGGAGCGTTACCCAGCAGGTGGGCAGCCGTTGATGATCAAGAGCCTCAGTGGCCGCAACCTGGCCCCGGGGAGCCGCCCCGCCGATATCGGCGTCCTCGCCCTGAATGTCGCAACGCTCTACGCGCTGGGCCGGGCCGTCTTCCAGGACGAACCACTGACCAGCCGCGTGCTGACACTGACCGGTGACTGCGAGCGCCCCGGCAATGTGCGGGTGCCGGTGGGTTACCCGGTCAGCGAACTGCGCGCGATTGCTGGCGCGTCCCCCACAGGGCAGTTGACCCAGGTCGGAGGCCCGATGATGGGGCAGCCGCTACCGGACGCCAACGCCTTCGTCAGCAAGACCAGCAGTTGCCTGATTTTCGGCGCCGAGCGCTACCTGCCGGCTGCTCGCCCCGCCAGCAGTTGCATTCGCTGCACGCGCTGTGTGGATGTCTGCCCGATGTCGCTGCGGCCGCTGGACCTCTACGCTGCCGCCGAGCGCCTGGACAAGGCCAGCCTGCAGGAACTGCGCCTGGACGCCTGCATCGAATGCGGCAGCTGCAGCAGCATCTGCCCAAGCAATATCCCGCTGCGCGAACGCTTCCGCCAAAGCAAGACGGAGGTCCGCGCATGA
- a CDS encoding RnfABCDGE type electron transport complex subunit D: MSLIRHPIPQRLRTVMLLVVLCLLPGTALYAWQFGVVVWLQVFWCVLFALGFEAALLRLRGHDVRKGLSDLSWLVLGLILARALPLMVPLWMIALASFAALALCKHASGGLGRNRLNPAMVGLGVVAICFYQQLYPAPSNHAPWTATLDAKAVLLQQLQLVPRLELDAFAGATQLAQNEFTHITHNLSGFGYIAGGLLLASLRVIRIEIPLAMIASTVLLCMAAGHSLQEAVYNLSLGGYLFTAFFIATDPVTSPDTRAGRILFGVTVGTLTELIREFGLYADGLCFAVLAGNLLVPQIDRLVLRMQRPWYAAASA; encoded by the coding sequence ATGAGCCTGATACGCCACCCCATCCCGCAACGGCTGCGCACGGTGATGCTGCTGGTCGTCCTGTGCCTGCTGCCGGGCACCGCCCTGTATGCCTGGCAATTCGGCGTCGTGGTCTGGTTGCAGGTGTTCTGGTGCGTGCTGTTCGCCCTGGGCTTCGAAGCCGCCCTGCTGCGCCTGCGCGGGCATGACGTACGCAAGGGTTTGAGCGACCTCAGCTGGCTGGTGCTGGGCCTGATACTGGCTCGGGCATTGCCGCTGATGGTGCCGTTGTGGATGATCGCCCTGGCCAGTTTTGCTGCTCTGGCACTGTGCAAGCACGCCAGTGGAGGCCTTGGTCGCAACCGTCTCAACCCTGCCATGGTTGGCCTGGGGGTGGTTGCCATCTGCTTCTATCAGCAGTTGTACCCCGCGCCATCGAACCATGCCCCCTGGACCGCAACCCTGGACGCCAAGGCGGTTCTGCTGCAACAGCTACAGTTGGTGCCACGCCTGGAGCTCGATGCGTTCGCCGGCGCCACTCAACTGGCGCAGAACGAGTTCACCCATATCACCCACAATCTTTCGGGGTTCGGCTACATTGCCGGCGGTTTGCTGCTGGCTTCGCTGCGGGTGATCCGTATCGAGATTCCGCTGGCGATGATCGCGAGCACAGTATTGCTGTGCATGGCTGCCGGCCACAGCCTGCAGGAAGCCGTTTACAACCTCAGCCTCGGCGGCTATCTCTTCACCGCCTTCTTCATCGCCACCGATCCGGTCACCAGCCCCGATACCCGCGCCGGTCGCATCCTCTTCGGCGTGACCGTCGGCACGCTGACCGAGCTGATTCGCGAGTTCGGCCTTTACGCCGATGGCCTCTGCTTCGCCGTGCTGGCCGGCAACCTGCTGGTGCCGCAAATCGACCGGTTGGTGCTGCGCATGCAGCGGCCCTGGTACGCAGCAGCGAGTGCCTGA
- a CDS encoding DHA2 family efflux MFS transporter permease subunit — translation MSNNAAAQFTPPSLLLTTIGLSLATFMQVLDTTIANVALPTISGNLGVSYEQGTWVITSFAVSNAIALPLNGWLSRRFGEVKLFIWATLLFVLASFLCGIAQSMPELVGFRVLQGVVAGPLYPMTQTLLIAVYPPAKRGMALALLAMVTVVAPIAGPILGGWITDSYSWPWIFFINVPIGLFAAAVVRQQMRTRPVVTSRQPMDYIGLLTLIIGVGALQVVLDKGNDLDWFESSFIIAGSLVSLVFLAVFVIWELTDRHPVVNLRLFAHRNFRVGTIVLVGGYAGFFGINLILPQWLQTQMGYTATWAGLAVAPIGLLPVLMSPFVGKYAHRFDLRVLAGLAFLAIGSSCYMRAGFTSEVDFQHVALVQLFMGIGVALFFMPTLSILLSDLPPQQIADGSGLATFLRTLGGSFAASLTTWIWIRRADQHHAYLSEHISQFDPATRHTLEQLGGASPQSYAQLEQILNGQAYMMSTVDYFTLMTWVFAGLILLVWFAKPPFTAKAGPASAGH, via the coding sequence ATGAGCAACAACGCTGCTGCCCAGTTCACGCCGCCGAGCCTGCTGCTGACCACCATCGGCCTGTCGCTGGCGACGTTCATGCAGGTGCTCGACACCACCATCGCCAACGTGGCCTTGCCGACCATTTCCGGCAACCTGGGGGTGAGCTACGAGCAGGGCACCTGGGTCATCACCTCGTTCGCGGTGAGCAACGCCATTGCCTTGCCGCTCAACGGCTGGCTCAGCCGACGGTTTGGCGAGGTGAAGCTGTTCATCTGGGCCACGCTGCTGTTCGTGCTGGCCTCGTTCCTGTGCGGTATTGCCCAGTCGATGCCGGAGCTGGTCGGTTTTCGCGTGTTGCAGGGTGTGGTGGCCGGGCCGTTGTACCCGATGACCCAGACTTTGCTGATCGCCGTCTATCCCCCGGCCAAGCGCGGCATGGCCCTGGCGCTGCTGGCGATGGTCACGGTGGTGGCGCCGATTGCCGGGCCGATTCTCGGCGGCTGGATAACCGACAGCTACAGCTGGCCGTGGATCTTCTTCATCAACGTGCCCATCGGCCTGTTCGCCGCCGCCGTGGTCCGCCAGCAGATGCGCACCCGGCCGGTGGTCACCAGCCGCCAGCCGATGGACTACATCGGCCTGCTGACGCTGATCATCGGCGTTGGCGCCTTGCAGGTGGTGCTGGACAAAGGCAACGACCTGGACTGGTTCGAATCGTCGTTCATCATTGCCGGAAGCCTGGTCTCGCTGGTGTTCCTGGCGGTGTTCGTGATCTGGGAACTGACCGACCGTCACCCGGTGGTCAACCTGCGCCTGTTCGCGCACCGCAACTTCCGCGTGGGCACCATCGTGCTGGTAGGGGGCTATGCCGGGTTCTTCGGCATCAACCTGATCCTGCCGCAGTGGCTGCAGACGCAGATGGGCTATACCGCTACCTGGGCCGGCCTGGCGGTGGCGCCGATCGGCCTGTTGCCGGTGCTGATGTCGCCGTTCGTGGGCAAGTACGCGCACCGCTTCGACCTGCGTGTGCTGGCCGGGCTGGCGTTCCTGGCGATCGGCAGCAGCTGCTACATGCGTGCCGGGTTCACCAGCGAGGTGGACTTCCAGCATGTGGCGCTGGTGCAGTTGTTCATGGGTATTGGCGTTGCGCTGTTCTTCATGCCGACCTTGAGCATCCTGCTGTCCGACCTGCCACCGCAGCAGATCGCCGATGGCTCGGGCCTGGCGACCTTCCTGCGTACCTTGGGCGGCAGTTTCGCGGCGTCGCTGACCACCTGGATCTGGATTCGCCGGGCGGACCAGCACCATGCCTACCTGAGCGAGCACATCAGCCAGTTCGACCCGGCCACGCGGCATACCCTGGAGCAGCTGGGCGGGGCCAGCCCGCAGAGCTATGCGCAGCTGGAGCAGATACTCAACGGGCAGGCGTACATGATGTCGACGGTGGACTACTTCACCCTGATGACCTGGGTGTTTGCCGGGTTGATCCTGCTGGTGTGGTTCGCCAAACCGCCCTTTACCGCCAAGGCGGGGCCGGCGTCGGCAGGGCACTGA
- a CDS encoding HlyD family secretion protein, with protein sequence MATPADTPTPSAAPEPSRKRKAWLLGLVLLLILAGVGAWAWYSLVGRWHESTDDAYVNGNVVEITPLVTGTVTSIGADDGDLVHAGQVLLQFDPADRQVALQAAEARLARSVRQVRGLYSNVDALKAQLETRQAELRKARQDFNRRKVLADSGAIAAEELSHARDDLSVAEAAVNSARQQLSTSSALVDDTVVSSHPEVMAAAADLRQAYLDHARTTLVAPVTGYVAKRTVQLGQRLQPGTATMAVIPLDQVWIDANFKETQLRDMRIGQPVQISADLYGSEVRYSGTADSLGAGTGSVFALLPAQNATGNWIKIVQRVPVRIHLSPDQLKDHPLRIGLSTVVEVDLHDQSGPTLAQQPPQQASYTTQVYDRQLVEADNLIARLIHENSATGKTAQR encoded by the coding sequence ATGGCCACTCCCGCAGACACCCCGACTCCCTCCGCCGCGCCCGAACCGTCGCGCAAGCGCAAGGCCTGGCTGCTTGGCCTGGTGTTGCTGCTGATTCTTGCCGGCGTCGGAGCCTGGGCCTGGTACAGCCTGGTCGGGCGCTGGCACGAAAGCACCGACGATGCCTACGTCAACGGCAACGTGGTAGAGATCACCCCGCTGGTCACCGGCACTGTCACCAGCATCGGTGCCGATGACGGCGACCTGGTCCACGCCGGCCAGGTATTGCTGCAATTCGACCCGGCCGACCGCCAGGTGGCCTTGCAGGCCGCCGAAGCCAGGCTGGCGCGCAGCGTGCGCCAGGTGCGCGGGTTGTACAGCAACGTCGACGCGCTCAAGGCCCAGCTGGAAACCCGCCAGGCCGAGCTGCGCAAGGCCCGCCAGGACTTCAACCGGCGCAAGGTACTGGCCGACAGCGGCGCGATAGCTGCGGAAGAATTGTCCCATGCCCGCGACGACCTGAGCGTGGCCGAGGCCGCCGTCAACAGTGCACGCCAGCAGCTCAGCACCAGCAGCGCACTGGTCGACGACACCGTGGTGTCCTCGCACCCCGAGGTGATGGCCGCCGCCGCCGACCTGCGCCAGGCCTACCTCGACCATGCCCGCACCACCCTGGTGGCACCGGTAACCGGCTACGTTGCCAAGCGTACCGTGCAGCTGGGCCAGCGCCTGCAACCGGGTACCGCGACCATGGCGGTGATCCCGCTGGACCAGGTGTGGATCGATGCCAACTTCAAGGAAACCCAGCTGCGCGACATGCGTATCGGCCAGCCGGTGCAGATCAGCGCCGACCTGTACGGCAGCGAGGTCAGGTACAGCGGCACGGCCGACAGCCTTGGCGCTGGCACCGGCAGCGTCTTCGCCCTGTTGCCGGCGCAGAATGCCACCGGTAACTGGATCAAGATCGTCCAGCGCGTGCCGGTACGCATCCACCTCAGCCCCGACCAGCTCAAGGACCACCCGCTGCGTATCGGGCTGTCCACCGTGGTCGAGGTCGACCTGCACGACCAGAGCGGCCCGACCTTGGCCCAGCAGCCACCGCAGCAGGCCAGCTATACCACCCAGGTGTATGACCGCCAGCTGGTCGAAGCTGACAACCTGATCGCCCGGCTGATCCACGAAAACAGCGCAACCGGCAAGACGGCCCAGCGATGA
- a CDS encoding MarR family winged helix-turn-helix transcriptional regulator, protein MAHFSPENFQTCAIGMLLGRAAILKDRILDWHLESEGVTAAQFKVLIIVTQYQVDTPAELCRYLGLDSGSMTRMLDRLEQKELIVRNRCADDRRQVRLALTADGQRLADRLPEIGAAAMNELCGALAPEELATLEGLLAKVLLAAGDPLTIRRFGDR, encoded by the coding sequence ATGGCCCATTTCTCTCCCGAAAACTTCCAGACCTGCGCCATCGGCATGCTGCTTGGCCGGGCGGCGATCCTGAAGGACCGCATTCTCGACTGGCACCTCGAATCCGAAGGCGTCACCGCCGCGCAGTTCAAGGTGCTGATCATCGTCACCCAGTACCAGGTGGACACCCCGGCCGAGCTGTGCCGGTACCTGGGCCTGGACAGCGGATCGATGACCCGCATGCTCGACCGCCTCGAGCAGAAGGAACTGATCGTGCGCAACCGTTGCGCCGACGACCGTCGCCAGGTGCGCCTGGCGCTTACCGCCGATGGCCAGCGCCTGGCTGACCGCCTGCCGGAAATCGGCGCGGCGGCCATGAACGAGCTGTGCGGCGCGCTGGCACCCGAAGAGCTCGCGACCCTGGAAGGCCTGCTGGCCAAGGTCCTGCTCGCTGCCGGCGACCCGTTGACGATCCGCCGCTTCGGCGATCGTTGA